The Anabrus simplex isolate iqAnaSimp1 chromosome 1, ASM4041472v1, whole genome shotgun sequence genome window below encodes:
- the LOC136872487 gene encoding alpha-crystallin B chain, with protein sequence MSLIPYMLNDFFGGWDVLRPRSLFDQNFGLGLLDEDLVFPELSPMYSRPWRRMAARDSGVSNIQYDKDGFRANIDVQQFKPEEIVVKTVGNSVVVEGKHEERPDEHGFISREFQRRYTLPEDVDPNTLTSKLASDGILTIEAPRKALPQPEGERVVPITQVGAPAVTQVPKRSAKQGQDPVVQ encoded by the exons ATGTCTCTTATTCCATACATGCTCAATGACTTCTTTGGCGGCTGGGACGTTCTCCGCCCAAGATCGCTCTTCGATCAAAATTTTGGACTGGGTCTCCTCGATGAGGATTTGGTGTTCCCGGAACTTAGCCCCATGTACTCGAGACCATGGCGTCGCATGGCTGCCCGTGACAGCGGTGTCTCGAACATTCAGTACGATAAGGACGGATTCAGG GCAAATATTGATGTCCAACAGTTCAAACCTGAGGAAATTGTCGTGAAGACTGTAGGAAATTCCGTTGTGGTTGAAGGAAAGCATGAAGAGAGGCCAGACGAACATGGATTCATCTCTCGCGAATTCCAAAGACGGTACACATTACCCGAAGATGTTGACCCCAATACCCTTACATCCAAACTCGCTTCAGATGGAATACTCACCATTGAAGCACCTcgcaag GCTTTACCTCAACCTGAAGGTGAGCGTGTTGTCCCGATCACCCAGGTGGGAGCCCCTGCTGTCACTCAAGTTCCAAAACGCAGTGCTAAGCAAGGACAAGACCCAGTGGTACAATAA